Proteins encoded within one genomic window of Camelina sativa cultivar DH55 chromosome 19, Cs, whole genome shotgun sequence:
- the LOC104764007 gene encoding probable inactive leucine-rich repeat receptor-like protein kinase At3g03770 — MAMEKVFRGMPLLVLVLLLASIDGSTQLQSSQSQTLLRLQQLLYYPKVLSSWNNFTDFCNSEPSPSLTIVCYEDSVTQLHIIGDNGTHMLPKSFSINSFVTTLVKLPDVKVLTFVSLGLWGWLPQKINRLSSLEIFNVSSNFLFGPIPHQLSSLASLQTLILDENMFSGELPDWIGSLPSLAVLSLRKNVFNGSLPSSLSGLSGLRVLALANNRFNGDLPDLSHLTNLQVLDLEGNSFGPLFPRLSNKLVTLILSKNKFRSAVSAQEVSSLYQLQHLDLSFNTFVGPLPTSLMSLPAITYLNISHNKLTGRLSANLSCNSQLLVVDMSSNLLTGSLPTCLKPSSGTSRDVVYAGNCLATTSEDQRPVSFCSNEALAVGILPQRRNKVSKVGIALGVTASILGVILLAGALFVVLKRLKAKRTVTKASPRLIRENASMGYTSKLLSDARYISQTMKLGGLGLPAYRTFSLEELEYATNNFESSAFMGEGSQGQIYRGRLKDGSFVAIRCLKMKKSCSTQNLMHHIELIAKLRHRHLVSVLGHCFECYLDDSTVSRMFFVFEYVPNGELRTWISDGHMGRLLTWEQRISVAIGVAKGIQFLHTGIVPGVYDNNLKITDILLDNNLAAKISSYNLPLLVEGLGKVGQVGSRSGPKGTLSIKDEDKIDIYDFGVILLELIVGRPLRAKGQVDVLKEQLQASIIADDGARRSMVDPTVHRACSDQSLKTMMEICVRCLLKDPTELPSIEDVLWNLQFASQVQEGWLQNSNPPSIRGSPSPAPAASTLPPPSRLHLTTLESPRDSGCEEHER; from the exons atggCTATGGAGAAAGTCTTCCGTGGCATGCCATTACTGGTTCTGGTTCTGCTTTTAGCTTCTATTGATGGCTCTACACAGCTTCAGTCATCTCAATCTCAAACCCTCTTGAGGCTGCAACAGCTTCTCTACTATCCCAAAGTGTTAAGCAGCTGGAACAACTTTACTGATTTCTGCAATTCTGAGCCAAGCCCTTCGCTTACCATTGTGTGCTATGAAGATAGTGTAACGCAGCTTCACATTATAGGAGACAACGGGACTCATATGTTACCAAAGAGTTTCTCAATAAACTCATTTGTTACTACTCTTGTTAAGCTCCCTGATGTTAAAGTTCTCACGTTTGTCTCCCTCGGGTTATGGGGTTGGTTACCTCAGAAAATTAACCGTTTGTCCTCATTGGAGATTTTCAATGTGAGTTCTAATTTCCTCTTTGGACCAATCCCTCATCAGCTCTCTTCGCTTGCTAGTCTTCAGACGCTTATACTCGATGAGAATATGTTTTCTGGTGAGTTACCAGATTGGATTGGTTCTTTGCCGAGTTTAGCTGTGTTGAGCTTGAGGAAGAACGTGTTTAATGGCTCACTGCCTTCTTCACTGAGTGGCTTGTCAGGTCTTAGAGTTCTTGCTTTAGCTAATAACCGCTTTAATGGAGATTTACCTGATTTAAGCCATTTGACAAACCTTCAAGTGCTTGATCTTGAAGGAAACTCTTTTGGACCGTTGTTTCCTCGGTTAAGTAACAAGTTGGTTACTCTTATACTCAGCAAGAACAAGTTTAGATCTGCAGTTTCAGCTCAAGAAGTTAGCTCTTTGTATCAGCTTCAACATTTGGATCTTTCCTTCAATACATTCGTCGGTCCATTACCAACTTCTTTGATGTCTCTTCCTGCCATAACTTACTTGAACATTTCACACAACAAACTCACCGGGAGGCTTTCAGCAAATCTTTCTTGCAACTCACAGCTACTGGTTGTTGATATGTCATCAAATCTTCTTACCGGAAGTTTGCCTACTTGCCTTAAACCGAGTTCCGGCACTAGCAGAGATGTTGTCTATGCAGGCAACTGTTTGGCTACCACGAGTGAAGATCAACGTCCAGTTTCATTTTGTAGCAATGAAGCTCTTGCTGTTGGAATCCTACCGCAGAGGAGGAACAAAGTTTCCAAAGTGGGTATTGCTTTAGGCGTAACCGCAAGCATTCTTGGGGTTATTCTCCTCGCCGGTGCCTTATTTGTGGTTCTTAAGAGATTAAAGGCTAAGAGAACAGTGACGAAAGCTTCTCCAAGATTGATCAGAGAGAATGCTTCAATGGGgtacacatcaaaactactatcAGATGCAA GGTATATATCTCAAACAATGAAGCTAGGAGGGCTAGGTCTTCCAGCTTACAGGACATTCTCACTGGAGGAACTCGAGTATGCGACAAATAACTTTGAATCCTCTGCTTTCATGGGTGAAGGTTCTCAAGGACAG ATTTATAGAGGGAGGTTGAAAGATGGATCCTTTGTGGCAATTAGATGtttgaaaatgaagaaaagtTGCAGCACCCAAAACTTGATGCATCACATTGAGCTCATCGCAAAATTGAGGCACCGTCACTTGGTTAGTGTGCTCGGGCACTGCTTCGAGTGCTACTTGGATGATTCAACTGTCAGCAGAATGTTTTTCGTATTTGAGTATGTCCCAAATGGAGAACTCAGGACCTGGATTTCTG ATGGGCATATGGGAAGATTGCTTACTTGGGAACAACGCATAAGCGTAGCGATAGGTGTAGCAAAAGGGATCCAGTTCTTGCATACTGGTATTGTGCCTGGTGTTTATGACAACAACCTGAAGATAACAGACATTTTGCTTGACAATAACCTAGCGGCCAAAATCAGTAGCTATAACCTTCCATTACTTGTGGAAGGTCTTGGAAAG GTGGGGCAAGTAGGATCTCGAAGCGGTCCCAAAGGCACTCTAAG caTCAAAGACGAAGATAAAATCGATATATATGACTTTGGAGTGATATTGCTAGAACTTATAGTTGGAAGACCACTGAGAGCAAAGGGTCAAGTCGATGTTCTAAAAGAGCAG TTACAAGCGAGCATAATAGCGGATGATGGAGCGCGTAGGAGCATGGTGGATCCAACGGTCCATAGAGCTTGCTCAGACCAATCACTGAAGACAATGATGGAGATATGTGTAAGGTGTCTCCTTAAAGACCCTACAGAACTTCCTTCCATTGAAGATGTCCTGTGGAATCTTCAGTTTGCTTCTCAAGTTCAAGAAGGTTGGCTACAAAACAGCAATCCTCCGAGCATCCGCGGCTCGCCTTCTCCAGCTCCAGCTGCTTCCACTCTTCCTCCTCCCTCTCGTTTACACCTAACAACACTCGAATCTCCTCGAGATTCAG GATGTGAAGAACATGAGAGGTAG
- the LOC104764008 gene encoding uncharacterized protein At3g03773, whose protein sequence is MSRNPEVLWAQRSDKVYLTVALPDAKDLSVKCEPQGLFSFSALGALGERFEFSLELYGKILPEYRKNVGLRNIIFSIQKEEKSWWTRLLKSEEKPAPYIKVDWNKWCDEDEEVNSETASDDESAFVDQDESSDDDGLLYLPDLEKARRN, encoded by the exons ATGAG TCGTAACCCGGAGGTTCTTTGGGCTCAGCGTTCTGATAAGGTCTACCTAACCGTCGCCTTACCTGATGCAAAAGACCTTTCAGTCAAGTGTGAGCCTCAGGGTCTATTCAGTTTCTCTGCTCTTGGTGCCCTAGGGGAGCGCTTTGAATTCAGCTTGGAGTTATATGGGAAGATTTTGCCA GAATATCGGAAGAACGTAGGGCTAAGGAACATCatattttcaattcaaaaagaagagaaaagctgGTGGACACGACTGCTGAAATCAGAAGAGAAACCCGCACCTTACATCAAAGTTGATTGGAATAAATGGTGCGATGAGGATGAGGAGGTCAACT CTGAAACGGCCTCTGATGATGAGAGTGCA TTTGTTGATCAAGATGAAAgcagtgatgatgatggattgCTCT ATCTTCCTGATCTGGAAAAGGCAAGAAGAAATTAA
- the LOC104764006 gene encoding LOB domain-containing protein 20 translates to MADQQRPHNTSDSRRKSLAGRRTSQQTPTTSSLSSGGGSIAAATTTGTGTASPCGACKFLRRKCVSGCIFAPHFGSDQGAARFAAVHKVFGASNVSKLLHHIPVNRRHDAVVTISYEAQARLSDPVYGCVSTILALQQQVASLQAELSVVQSQLINSRVAMANVMQQHTHHQQQQLVVMQQPEYSNNSSASTTLAGAAMNSFTVAAEAAAVSYDVMAPTNLEHSLPPMPPHQQSRGDQHHEDEEESGADFSVAVGSTAVASDVIFPAEGFHRR, encoded by the exons ATGGCTGATCAGCAGCGACCCCACAACACCTCAGATTCTCGCCGGAAATCACTAGCCGGAAGACGAACGTCACAACAAACTCCGACGACGTCATCACTAAGTTCCGGTGGAGGATCCATTGCGGCTGCGACGACGACGGGGACAGGAACGGCGTCTCCTTGTGGGGCTTGCAAGTTCTTGAGAAGGAAGTGTGTGAGTGGATGCATATTCGCTCCACACTTCGGGTCGGACCAAGGAGCGGCTAGGTTCGCGGCTGTCCATAAAGTTTTTGGAGCGAGCAACGTGTCGAAACTGCTGCATCATATCCCGGTGAACCGTCGCCACGACGCGGTGGTTACTATCTCATACGAAGCTCAGGCTCGACTCTCTGATCCTGTCTATGGCTGCGTCTCAACCATCCTTGCTCTCCAACAACAG GTGGCCTCGCTACAGGCGGAACTATCGGTGGTGCAATCACAACTAATAAACAGTAGAGTCGCAATGGCCAACGTTATGCAACAACATACtcatcaccaacaacaacaactagtCGTTATGCAACAACCAGAATACTCCAACAACTCCTCCGCCTCCACCACTCTCGCCGGAGCCGCCATGAACAGCTTCACCGTGGCCGCAGAGGCAGCAGCCGTCAGCTATGACGTCATGGCTCCGACTAACTTAGAACATTCGTTGCCGCCAATGCCACCGCATCAGCAAAGTAGAGGAGATCAGCATCATGAGGATGAGGAAGAGAGCGGTGCTGATTTTTCGGTGGCTGTTGGATCCACGGCGGTTGCTTCCGATGTTATATTTCCCGCGGAGGGTTTTCACCGGAGATGA